The segment AGTCCATCCGCTGCGACATCGAGTGGGGAGTGATGCGCGCCGAGAAGCTCAAGGAGAGCCGGGGTCCCAGCTCTCGGATTGAATCCAAGGAAGAAGAATCGGAGGTGTCGTCCGAGGAAGACGAGGTTAACCTGCAAAAGCAGTTCCAGTTCCATATGACAGGGCTTCACGGGGTGCTGTCCAAGCTGACGCAACAGGCCAACACTCTCACCAACCGCTACAAGCAGGAGATCGGCATTGGATGCTACTAAAGTGGAGCGTAATGACCCGAGCGAACCCGCATTCCCTGATGATCGATGTTTTATTATTTAGTGCAAAGGAGTTGAACTGAATAGTCTATTACTTATGAAATTCTTttgaatagatggagagagaaagaaaaaaagagatgtAATATTTAAACTTTGTTGATCCAAAGAAATGTTGTGGTTGAACTGCCAAGTGGTATACCTGGGTTCCATTACCCCCTGTTTTGCACTCTGTTTTGCGCACTGTCTATGTTTTATGAGCCGTGTTACACCTTGACCCATGCGTTCAGCTCAAGTGGTACACATATCATGCATATTTATACTTGTATTTAATATTGATGTATAACTTATTACCTCATACTGTATGTTTGAGAGCTGTGTATTTCCTGGTTGAAGAAGTGCATGACCGCAGACATTTGGCTACATTTTGAACATCCCATTAAGGGATACATGCGCATAGGATTTAGCATGTCTAATGATGCCAATGTGTCAAATAGTCTGTACAGGTTTTGTACTTCTTCCTATTGTGTCTTTATTATGTGCTTAGCTAAATGGAGGAAGCTTGACAGATTCTTGCCTATGATCCCAATGCTACCCTATATGATCAATGAACTGGAATCAACAGATGGTTCTTCTGAAATAATGAATGATTCAAAGAGATCATGTTATTATGGTGTTATTGCCATGGTAATTATGGAGATGTGAAACTCTAAGACCAGTCATTTAATGTACTATTTTATGCTTTGGATTGAATATATTTGTATGGAGAAATAAACTTGTTTTTATAACTGAAAGTAATTTGTTATTTATATTCTTTGCCTAGCAACACATCACCTAGAATGTTGTGGAACAGGATTATATACCATCCTCCAATTGACCCCAATACATTTCAACAAGGGTTTGATATTGTATATCCCTAACATTTCATGTTTGTCCAGGGACCAATCCATCTGGTACTCAATATGTACCCATTTCTGTTCAAACCAAACTCTATTCACCCTACGTTCcaagagtggtgcagcggtctaaggcacggcATGTCAGTGCTAGAAGTGACACTATAGACCCtgtttcgattccaggctgtatcacaaccagacatgattgggaatcccattgggcggtgcacaattggcccagcgtcatctgggttagggtttggctggggtaggcccgcattggttcttaactgacttgcctagttaaataaaaaaggcAGAGTGAACCTGGAACatacatgtaactgccaaaataaaggagaaattgtttttccccctcatcaatctacacacaataccacataatgacaaagcaaaaatatgtttttatattttttagcaaatgtattacaaattaaaaatgaaaatatcacatttacataagtattcagaacctttactcagtactttgttgaagcaccactggcagcgattacagccgcaagtcttcttgggtatgatgttacaagcttggcacacctgtatatggATAGAGTTTCCCCCATTcgtctctacagatcctctcaagctctgtcaggttagatggggagcatcagtgcacagctattttcaggtcgctccagagatgttagatcgggttcaagtccggactttgGCTGGGCCattgaaggacattcagagacttgtcccgaagccactcctgcgttgtcttggctgtgcgctTAAGGGTCgatgtcctgctggaaggtgaacatttgtcccagtctgaggtcctgaacacgctggagcaggttttcatcaaggatatctgtACTTTGTTTTGTTCATCTTtctcttgatcctgactagtctcccagttgcTGCCACTGAagaacatctccacagcatgatgctgccaccaccatgcttcaccttagggatggtattggccaggcgATGAGCAGtgtgtttcctccagacatgacgcttggcattcaggccaaacagttcaattttggtttcatcagaccagagaatcttctttctGGCCGCTTCCtagagcggccagctctaggaagagtctcggtggttccaaacttcttccatttaagaataatggaggccactgtgtttttggggtacttcaatgctgcagacatgttttagtacccttctccagatctgtgcctcgacacaatcctgtctcggagctctatggacaattcctttgacctgcACTGTCAAATATGcctcttatatagacaggtgtgggcctttccaaatcctgtccagTCAATTCAATTTACgaacaggtggactcaaatcactTTGTAaatacatctcaaggatgatcaatggaaacaggatgcacctgagctcaatttcgagtctcagagcaaagggtctgaatgcttatgtaaataaggtatttctaaaaacctgttttcactttgtcattatgtggtattgtgtgaataaaaacatttaatgaattttaaaataaggctgtaacgtaacaaaatgtggaaaagatggagaggtctgaatagtttccgaatgcactaaaTACATGCAGTTTATCCACTTGATTAACATAATTACATTTAAAGCACACATAAACACTCTTAGGATACAGTAATGATACAAACCAAACATATTTTGGTAAACATGCGTTCAATATGCTCATATTGAGGTAATAATTTGACATTGCCACTCATGGCTTTTCATCCAGCCAAGTAAGAATGAGTTATCATTGCATTCATAGTATGAGTCTGCTCTCAGTGTATTCTGCATCCATCAAGCATAGGTCATGCAACCAGCCACTGACTATTAGGACCATGTAAATACAGCTGCCAAGAGCAAATAGTAGGTCTTTGCTTTTGGGATATTGGGATGTTTAGTTTACATAATGTCTTATAAGAAGAACAAACAACCAGTTTAATGTAATGCTCTCTGTCCAGCCTCGACTTCAGCTGTGAGGTATTAGAAGTTCACTTTTTCTTTCTTATATTTTTTTGTGATACATCTTAGGGCCAGGTGTATTCATAATATTTTCATTTGGGAAAAACATCTGCTTTTTATGAGAGGCATCCCCCAAAAGGTCCATATATTTGTTATACTGTCATCCCTTTTGTTTAATATTCGTATCAATGCAAATAATTAagcaacatatatatatatatatatatatatatatatatatatatagtaccagttgaaagtttggacacacctactcattcaagggtttgtctttatttttattattttctacaatgtcgaatagtagtgaagacatcaaaactacgatatcacacatatggaatcatgtagtaaccaaaaaagtgttaaacaaatccaaatatattttatatttgaattcTTTgaaggagccaccctttgccttggtgacagctttgcacacttttggcattctctcaaccagctccatggggtagtcacctggaatgcttttccaacagtcttgaagcagttcccacatatgctgagcacttggctgctttcccttaactctgcggtccaactcatcccaaaccatctcaattgctTTAAGGTCGGGTGatggtggaggccaggtcatctgatgcagcactacaacactctccttcttggtcaaatagcccttacacagcctggaggtgtgttttgggtcattgtcctgttgaaaaacaaatgatagtcccattaagtGCAAACCAAATaagatggcatatcgctgcagaatgctgcagAATGCCTTGAATTATACAtacatcactgacagtgtcaacagcaaagctcgcccacaccattacacctcctcctccatgattcACGGTGGAAGcacacatacagagatcatccgttcacctactctgcgtctcacaaagacacagcggttggtaccaaaaatctcaaatttggtcgtgtttcttggcccaagcaagtcatctttttggtgtcctttagtagttgtttctttgctgCACTTTGACCATGAAGaactgattcactcagtctcctctgaaaagttgatgttgagatgtgtctgttacttgaactctgtgaagcatttatttgtgctgcaatttctgagactggtaactccaatgaacttatattctgcagcagagttaactctgggtcttcctttcccttctttgcttatttgagctgttcttgccataaatataaaatatattttgatttgtttaacactttttaggttactaattgattccatatgtgttgtttcatagttttgatgtcttcactattattctacaatgtagaaaatagtaaaataacaaacaaaaaacttgaattagcaggtgtgtccaaacttttgactgctactgtataaacatatttttttgtaaCACAAAGGTTCTATAGTTCTATTTTGTAACACAAAGGTTCTATCTTTATTGTTGAAAATGCTAGTGACTCATGACCCTTGTATAATCTACTGGACATATTGTGTCTATGTCAAATGTTCAGCTATCTAAGCTTTTGTTCAGTAAGTGTTATACGAGCATTAGGTGTTGGCAACAACTTGATTTGCATAAGAAGCACCTCATGCTCCCAGTCTATGACAACCCTCTAACATTCAGTTACATAGCATTGTTTAAATATTCCCCATGTCATGTTTAAGATGGCTGTCATAGAATATTGAAGTGTCATgtaattaagtgataatgcccaatAAACgggtgtttggaggatatgttGGCACGGATCTTGTTAGGCCAGAGAAGAaatcaatatatcctccaaacactggcttcgaAGGCATTATACTTTTTCataggttaccaacatattcaaattttgattgacatattttcataaaaaatattattttgattaatttattcatactatttccttccacaatatatagtcccgacacaaatctagggttgctacccaagccggctgatCATTTGTTCTATTGGTTTGGTTGCCAGACCCAGTgggttcagtctttttgttctgtatctatggatgcgaCACAGTCcttcgttctaaatgttctattgccGTACTGGCTGttaacgttcttatcccttgcttgctagctagccaactacgggtCATTTACAGTCACATCAAACGTCAAaaagaataacaacagtagctgtgtttgcatttgtttaagctgttttctagtgacatgtATTTGATACATTCATAACAATGAGTTAATGAGGCGTGATTTCACCGAGCATAGAAATGTGCTCtcttgtcaggacactgttgttcagaggagcatgccaacaacacagctaacaatcGCTTCAAACACTGAATTTGTAAAGACTGTAAACTAGCTGCACTATGTTTTGTTTGActtttttttcaattgacattgcTTTGTATActtccataaaaatgatgccagctgattcatgatttagaCTGGATGAGAaattctgcctgcctgtctgtctcgtcctgactcccaacacgttcattactatgggacagctggagatccaatttgaatattgaaacaatgcatatgtcagagagacagtgtcacgccttggtcttagtattttgtgttttctttctttatttggtcaggccagggtgtgacatgggttattgtggtgtgttttttgtcttggggttttgtggggtgactaattagtctatggctgcctgaggcggttcacaatcagagtcaggtgatttttcgttgtctctgattgggaaccatatttaggcagccatattctgtgtaTTTcgggggtgattgttcctgtctctgtgtagtttttcaccagacaggctgtataggttttcacgttccgtttgttgttttttgtatatatatagttatttcatgtatcgctattcttcattaaagaacatgagtaaccaccacgctgcattttggtccgcttctccttcaacagacgaacgccgttacagaatcacccaccacacccggaccgagcggcgtggtaacaggcaacagcgacagcaggagcagcgaaaggaggaatggacatgggtgGATGTTATGGACAGCAGGAGTATAGAGTatacgacttgggaggaaatagacaggtgggcggtcgacccagagagagtgccggagcccgcctgggattcgctggagcagtgcgaagagggctataggagaatggagtcaaagagaaagacacggcggcgcagaaagaaacccgaaagtcaccaccaaaaatttattggggggggtcTCAGGGAGAgggtggcagagtcaggagacagacctgagccaactccccctgttaatcgtgaggagcagcgataaaaggacttctggacttgggaagagatattggacggaaaaggaccatgGGCACAGCCTTGAGAATATCGctgccccaaggaagaactggaggcggaaaagcggagaggcgctggcaTGAAGAGGCAGCACGACGAAGCGGATGGAAGcatgagagtcagccccaaaaatgtcttggggggggtgcttacagggagtatggctatgccaggtaggagacctgagcaaactccctgtgcttaccggggggctagagagaccgggcaggcaccgtgttatgctatggagcgcacagtgtttccagtgcgggtgcatagcccggtgcggttcataccagctcttcgtattggccaggctagagtgggcatcgagccaggtaaggttgggcaggctcggtgctcaagagctccagtgcgcctgcacggtccggtctatccagagccacctccaaacACCAGTccgccggtggcagctccccgcaccaggcttcctgggcatgtcctcgatccagtaccaccagttccagcaccacgcaccaggccttcagtgcgcctcgcctgttcagcacagccagagccatccttctctctagcgctgtcagagcctcccgcctgttcagcgcagccagcgttttcctcctctcctgcgctgtcggagtctcccgcctgttcagcgattccagagccttcctcctctacagcgctgccggagcctcctgcctgttcggagcagcctgagctgccagactgcatggagcagccagaggtcacagcctgcatggagcagcctgagctgtcagtcggcatggagcagcctgagctgtcagtctgcatggagcagccagagctgccagtctgcatggagcagccagagctgccagtctgcatgtagcagccagagctgtcagtctgcatggagcagcctgagctgacagactgcatggagcagccagagctgccagtctgcatggagcagccagagctgtctgcctgcatggagcagcctgagctgtcagtctgcatggagcagcctgagctgtcagtctgcatggagcagccagagctgccagtctgcatggagcagccagagctgtcagtctgcatgaagcagcctgagctgtcagtctgcatggagcagccagagctgccaatctacatggagcagccagagctgtcagtctgcatggagcagccagagctgccagtctgcatggagcagccagagctgccagtctgcatggagcagccagagcagctagatccgccagtcagccatgattttccagatctgccagtcaaccagattcttccagatctgacagtcaaccagactcttccagatccgccagccagccaggatctgccggagccaactacctgcctgagcttcatctcagtactgggcttcctctcagtcccgggcttcccctcagtcccgggctgccactcagtcccgagctgcccctcagtcccgagctgcccctcagtcccgagcttcccctcagtcccaagcttcccctcagtcccgagttgcctcagtcccgagctgcccctcagtccagtggggttctgggtgaggacttctaggccatggtcggcggcgagggtggactatcccattacgcgaaggggaggaactaagacatttatggagtggggtccacgacccgagccggagccgccaccatggacagacgcccacccagaccctccctatggttttgaggtgcgtctgggagtccgcaccttaggggggggggagttctgtcacgccttggtcttagtattttgtgttttctttatttatttggtcaggccatggtgtgacatgggttattgtggtgtgttttttgtcttggggttttgtggggtgactaattagtctatggctgcctgaggcggttctcaatcagagtcaggtgatttttcgttgtctctgattgggaaccatatttaggcagccatattctgtgtatttcgtgggtgattgttcctgtctctgtgtagttgttcaccagacaggctgtataggtttttcgtttcgtttgttgttttgtattatttaatagttatttcatgtatcgctattcttcattaaagaacatgagtaaccactacgctgcattttggtccgactctccttcaacagacgaacgccgttacagacagacagcaagattTATGCAAATCTCCGCTggtgaaaactaaatgttagtctaaaagaaatgtgagataatgtctatatgctttttatagtggagatcaagtttataaattgcctggcagggctgatgagacagtaaattgcgcagtcagatggaacagagtaaataggcatttttaCATCATAGGTTTttccggtggtaacttgtggaatagacagtCTGGAATgtgcttttaaccaatcagcgtTCAGGATTAGATCCAATCATTGTATAAATGCATCATAATGCTCATTCTAGACGTTACATTTgattatattttttaaaattctcCATGTAATGTTAATAGGGAGCTAACATGGCAGCCATAGAATGTTGAAGTGTCATGTAAATGCATCATAATGCAGAAACCGtattggcccaactctctaagtACATGACTCTGAGGCATGGCAGTGTTGCCTCATCGTTGCCATGGACGACTGTGACATTCTCTGAAGCTCTGAAGTGACCATTGTTGATGAGTCCAGCTGGGGCTTAGCGGCAACAATGGGCCTTTCTACACAcctatttgacacacacacacacgcacacacgcacacacgcacacacgcacacacgcgcacacgcacactggAGACGGGGTTACAATGGGGCAAAACAGTActcacatacaacaacacacacgcacactggaGACGGGGTTACAATGGAGCAAAACAGTActcacatacaacaacacacatgcacactggaGACGGGGTTACAACGGGGCAAAACAGTActcacatacaacaacacacacgcacactggaGACAGGGTTACAATGGGCCTTTCTACACAcctatttcacacacacacgcacgcacacgcacacacgcacacgcacatgcacactgGAGACGGGGTTACAATGGGGCAAAACAGTACTTACATACAACACACAGACCTATGCATAGTGAATGACTGAAAGACTGCACAACATTCATTGAATTTGACATGAGGAAAGCACCAATTCATATTTTGAGTCTCAACCCTTCAGCAGATTCCATTGTGGTGAAGCACAATTCACTTTTAGAAAAAATGGTTCTataagggttcttcagctgtccccataggagaaccctttttggttacatttacattacattgtagtcatttagcagacgctcttatccagagcgacttacaaattggtgcattcaccttatgacatccagtggaacagtcactttacaatagtgcatctaaatcttaaagggggggggtgagagggattacttatcccatcctaggtattccttaaagaggtggggtttcaggtgtctctggaaggtggtgattgactccgctgtcctggcgtcgtgagggagtttgttccaccattggggggccagagcagcgaacagttttgactgggctgagcgggagctgtacttcctcagtggtagggaggcgagcaggccagaggtggatgaacgcagtgcccttgtttgggtgtagggcctgatcagagcctggaggtactgaggtgccgttcccctcacagctccgtaggcaagcaccatggtcttgtagcggatgcgagcttcaactggaagccagtggagagaacggaggagcggggtgacgtaagagaacttgggaaggttgaacaccagacgggctgcggcgttctggatgagttgaaggggtttaatggcacaggcagggagcccagccaacagcgagttgcagtaatccagacgggagatgacaagtgcctggattaggacctgcgccgcttcctgtgtgaggcagggtcgtactctgcggatgttgtagagcatgaacctacaggaacgggccatcgccttgatgttggttgagaacgacagggtgttgtccaggatcacgccaaggttcttagtgctctgggaggaggacacaatggagttgtcaaccgtgatggcgagatcatggaacgggcagtccttccccgggaggaagagcagctccgtcttgccgaggttcagcttgaggtggtgatccgtcatccacactgatatgtctgccagacatgcagagatgcgattcgccacctggtcatcagaagggggaaaggagaagattagttgtgtgtcgtctgcatagcaatgataggagagaccatgtgaggttatgacagagccaagtgacttggtgtatagcgagaataggagagggcctagaacagagccctgggggacaccagtggtgagagcgcgtggtgaggagacgccacctggtaggagcgacctgtcaggtaggacgtaatccaagcatgggccgcgccggagatgcccaactcggagagggtggagaggaggatctgatggttcacagtatcgaaggcagccgatagatctagaaggatgagagcagaggagagagagttagctttagcagtgcggagcgcctccgtgatacagaggagagcagtctcagttgaatgactagtcttgaaacctgactgatttggatcaaggaggtcattcagaga is part of the Oncorhynchus gorbuscha isolate QuinsamMale2020 ecotype Even-year linkage group LG09, OgorEven_v1.0, whole genome shotgun sequence genome and harbors:
- the LOC124044170 gene encoding mid1-interacting protein 1-B-like — encoded protein: MMQISESHLQKNSLFNSMNRFIGAVNNMDQTVMVPSLLRDVPLEEEREMAALKSSGNSDIEDGDMYSYYQLLKSIRCDIEWGVMRAEKLKESRGPSSRIESKEEESEVSSEEDEVNLQKQFQFHMTGLHGVLSKLTQQANTLTNRYKQEIGIGCY